The following proteins are encoded in a genomic region of Oryza brachyantha chromosome 11, ObraRS2, whole genome shotgun sequence:
- the LOC102705296 gene encoding uncharacterized protein LOC102705296 has translation MDAVAFPPPPAPFLDDDLDFGDFAFASPAADPLPHLPAAAADANFAAFDDDWGDFVASRLGSSPDGGSTTATATDVAPAAAEKPSWERPRGPLPLSLFGADDEEEGPAETPTPPPPPPATDLYRATHTSADGSRPGDLKDLIAGLYGSQPLSSPDAAEVGSVAEEDGDGFGDDGWEFKAAPSASDAGQDGGALAHGDVTEDISKSMSSNQDDWSLFTNINENLNHVQTTDHVETRESTGQSVKAFSYFPPNNASILDLYKESEPIDVVHMMQSSSESVQSSSDMFSNTEMNSSFGTDENHSIKSASDRILIDFYYKLREESLTVISQYKNDFKEDQKSSMLSDEKNEATEAEREIQEICKELHNSSLEKGCKEEHPSKDVCISELLKSAKEDHLKDFDQEYHLTETIAMALEDMSSAVKLYKHSMSILHTLELASKEEQCDYVSAWYSMLLSCAQELQHGAMLWQESCHANVSDTVISQGAHCFVALGEIYRVAQILHLSLQSFKPWVLADPGMFNKMLVCWNNCMNSWTSGLRTALAMVVDSNNLDEPVAKALLQSINNINEIEVANLQSSLPNNKMACKLTLLPTSLVPGMEVVIWDDDHYFVKVANLWANRISPDPPRFSVTPIA, from the exons ATGGACGCCGTCGCGTTCCCGCCTCCCCCCGCCCCCTtcctcgacgacgacctcgATTTCGGCGACTTCGCCTTCgcctctcccgccgccgaTCCCCTGCCCcatctccccgccgccgccgccgatgccaaCTTCGCCGCCTTCGACGACGACTGGGGCGACTTCGTCGCAAGCCGCCTCGGATCCAGCCCGGATGGTGGgtccacgacggcgacggcgaccgacgTGGCCCCGGCCGCGGCCGAGAAGCCCTCCTGGGAGAGGCCGCGGGGCccgctccccctctccctgttcggcgccgacgacgaggaggaggggccGGCCgagacgccgacgccgcctccgcctccgccggccaCGGATCTATATAGGGCGACGCACACCTCCGCCGACGGATCGAGGCCCGGTGATCTGAAGGACCTCATCGCCGGCCTCTATGGATCTCAGCCGCTCTCGTCTCCCGACGCCGCAGAGGTGGGgtcggtggcggaggaggatggCGACGGATTCGGAGATGATGGGTGGGAATTCAAGGCCGCGCCTTCGGCGTCCGATGCTGGACAAGATGGAGGCGCGCTTGCACATGGGGATGTTACTGAG GATATATCAAAGTCAATGAGCAGCAACCAGGACGACTGGTCATTATTTACTAACATTAATGAAAATTTGAACCATGTGCAAACCACAGATCATGTTGAAACTCGTGAGTCCACTGGACAAAGTGTGAAGGCCTTTAGTTATTTTCCACCTAATAATGCATCCATACTCGACCTGTACAAAGAAAGTGAACCGATTGATGTTGTCCACATGATGCAAAGTTCTTCAGAAAGTGTGCAGAGCTCTTCTGATATGTTCTCTAATACTGAAATG AACTCTTCATTTGGAACAGATGAAAACCATTCAATTAAATCTGCAAGTGATAGGATTTTGATTGATTTCTATTATAAGCTGAGAGAAGAATCATTGACAGTAATATCCCAGTATAAGAATGATTTTAAG GAAGACCAGAAGAGTTCTATGCTTTCTGATGAAAAGAATGAAGCGACAGAAGCTGAAAGGGAGATTCAG GAAATTTGCAAAGAATTGCATAATTCTTCACTTGAGAAAGGTTGCAAAGAGGAACATCCTTCAAAGGATGTATGCATTTCTGAACTTCTTAAAAGTGCTAAAGAGGATCATTTGAAGGATTTTGATCAAGAATATCATTTAACAGAAACGATAGCAATG GCACTGGAAGACATGAGTTCTGCTGTTAAACTCTACAAGCACAGCATGTCAATCCTTCATACCTTGGAACTCGCATCCAAAGAGGAGCAATGTGATTATGTTAGTGCATGGTACAGTATGCTTCTGTCCTGTGCTCAAGAATTGCAGCATGGTGCGATGCTCTGGCAAGAATCTTGTCATGCAAATGTCAGCGACACAGTAATTTCTCAAG GTGCTCATTGCTTTGTTGCACTTGGGGAGATATACAGAGTTGCGCAGATCTTACATTTATCCTTGCAATCTTTCAAGCCTTGGGTTCTTGCAGATCCTGGAATGTTCAATAAAATGTTGGTTTGTTGGAATAACTGCATGAATTCATGGACTAGTGGTTTAAGAACAGCTCTTGCAATGGTTGTTGACAGCAATAACTTGGATGAACCTGTTGCTAAAGCTCTTCTCCAGTCTATCAATAATATTAATGAAATTGAGGTCGCCAATCTTCAAAGTTCCCTTCCCAACAACAAGATGGCATGTAAACTTACCCTCCTGCCAACTAGTCTTGTACCAG GAATGGAAGTGGTCATTTGGGATGATGACCACTATTTTGTTAAAGTTGCAAATCTGTGGGCAAACCGGATATCTCCTGACCCTCCCCGGTTTTCAGTCACTCCTATTGCTTAA
- the LOC102705575 gene encoding pyruvate kinase 1, cytosolic produces the protein MHSTNLLLEEPIRMASILEPSKASFFPAMTKIVGTLGPKSRAVDTISACLKAGMSVARFDFSWGDAEYHQETLENLKLAIKSTKKLCAVMLDTVGPELQVVNKSEASISLEENGTVVLTPDQGQEASSNVLPINFSGLSKAVKPGATIFVGQYLFTGSETTSVWLEVSEVKGDDVVCVIKNSATLAGSLFTLHCSQIHIDLPTLSDEDKEVIKKWGAPNKIDFLSLSYTRHAEDVRQAREFLSKLGDLSQTQIFAKIENVEGLNHFDEILQEADGIILSRGNLGIDLPPEKVFLFQKSALHKCNMAGKPAVVTRVVDSMTDNLRPTRAEATDVANAVLDGSDAILLGAETLRGLYPVETISIVGKICAEAEKVFNQDLYFKRTVKYVGEPMTHLESIASSAVRAAIKVKASVIICFTSSGRAARLIAKYRPTMPVLSVVIPRLKTNQLRWSFTGAFEARQSLIVRGLFPMLADPRHPAESTSATNESVLKVALDHGKASGVIKSHDRVVVCQKVGDSSVVKIIELDD, from the exons ATGCATTCCACGAATCTGCTGCTGGAGGAGCCCATCAGGATGGCCTCCATCCTCGAGCCATCCAAGGCC AGCTTCTTCCCGGCGATGACCAAGATCGTGGGGACGCTGGGGCCCAAGTCCCGCGCCGTCGACACCATCTCCGCCTGCCTCAAGGCCGGCATGTCCG TGGCCCGGTTCGATTTCTCGTGGGGGGACGCCGAGTACCACCAGGAGACACTCGAGAACCTCAAGCTCGCCATCAAGTCCACCAAGAAGCTCTGCGCC GTTATGCTTGACACGGTCGGCCCGGAGCTGCAGGTGGTGAACAAGAGCGAAGCTTCAATCTCCCTTGAAGAGAATGGCACTGTTGTTCTCACCCCTGACCAGGGGCAGGAGGCGTCCTCCAATGTGCTGCCCATCAACTTCTCTGGACTTTCTAAG GCTGTGAAACCAGGTGCCACAATTTTTGTTGGGCAGTACTTGTTCACAGGCAGCGAGACTACTTCAGTTTGGTTAGAG GTTTCTGAAGTTAAAGGAGATGATGTGGTTTGTGTGATAAAAAATTCGGCTACCCTGGCTGGTTCCCTATTCACACTGCATTGCTCCCAAATTCATATCGACTTGCCTACACTGTCTGATGAGGACAAGGAG GTTATTAAAAAGTGGGGAGCTCCAAACAAGATTGactttctctctctgtcttATACAAGACATGCGGAAGATGTGCGGCAG GCACGTGAGTTCCTCTCAAAGTTAGGTGACCTTAGCCAAACTCAGATTTTCGCCAAAATTGAGAACGTGGAG GGGTTGAATCATTTTGATGAAATCCTGCAAGAAGCAGATGGCATCATTCTGTCAAGAGGAAACCTTGGAATTGATCTTCCACCTGAAAAG gtgtttttgtttcaaaagtcTGCTCTGCACAAGTGCAACATGGCTGGAAAGCCTGCTGTTGTTACTCGTGTTGTGGACAGTATGACTGACAACCTCAGGCCTACTCGTGCAGAGGCTACCGATGTGGCAAATGCAGTACTTGATG GGAGTGATGCCATTCTCCTCGGTGCTGAGACTCTCCGTGGTCTTTACCCAGTTGAGACTATCTCAATAGTGGGTAAAATTTGTGCTGAG GCTGAGAAGGTATTCAACCAAGATTTGTACTTCAAGCGAACCGTAAAATATGTTGGGGAGCCCATGACCCACTTGGAGTCTATTGCATCCTCTGCG GTGCGAGCTGCTATCAAAGTGAAGGCTTCTGTCATCATTTGCTTCACATCATCTGGACGTGCTGCAAG ACTAATTGCCAAGTACAGGCCCACCATGCCTGTTTTATCTGTTGTCATTCCTCGTCTAAAAACAAACCAACTGAGGTGGAGTTTCACAGGCGCATTTGAA GCAAGACAATCACTCATAGTTAGAGGTCTCTTTCCAATGCTTGCTGATCCTCGCCATCCA GCTGAATCAACCAGTGCTACAAATGAGTCAGTTTTGAAGGTTGCTCTTGACCATGGTAAAGCTTCTGGTGTGATCAAGTCACATGATCGCGTTGTTGTCTGCCAGAAGGTAGGGGATTCCTCGGTCGTGAAGATCATTGAGCTGGACGATTAG